atatttttattataattaaaagtttACTTTCTATTTAGTATTCTATCCAACCCATTTAGTAAATTTTGACTCAACCAAAATAAAGACCCATTTACCCAATTTCAATACCCattagaattttatttaatggGACTATCATTCTGAAATCGGGTTAATTATTGATAGAATGTACTTTACCCTATAAATATTCCTAAAGTAATGAGGTGAATCTAAATTAATCGGATCAATATATTTCACATatcaatcataaaattaaattaaaccaatatatatatacatactctAACTCTAACTCCAACTCATGATTCATGATCAGAGTATATTTAAATCTAAGtagtgtggtgaaaaggaagaATCCTTACTTTTTAAATAAGCTAAAAGTAAGAAACATTGATAAGAACTAAAGAATATAATCATGAAGGATTTGATAGCGATATTTATAgagcaaaataatatttttttaattaggaaaaaaactaattaattagtaggTCAATTCTAATGCATGTAGTTTAATTTAGCCTACCAACAGGGTTGTGGTGCATCGATGAAATTATTCCATTCTTAATCAGAAGTTTTGGGTTCGAATCCTGAGTATGaaaaaaatcttgttgggagcaTCATCCTTGAATGGGTGTGATCCAAATTTATTCGGGGCTCTAATATTGCTGGCTCCGGACACagaaatggagaagaaaaatagtttaatttagCCTTGTTGATTAAACTTGATTATATTAATTCTCAAACATTATTCTTCTCATGATTGCTGGCAACTTCCCCACTCACCAACCCTATGGAAGCTAAGAGGAAATACCAAAATTAATGAGCCACTAACTTCTAACTTATATTATGCAAGAACAAAAATCTTTACAAACTCAATAATTATTAGAGGACTTTGTTAGAATAAtccattttaattaattgaactTAGTTACAAATCCACCACTTTGCTTAAACAATGCACATTCCTCTTTGCTGctaatcatttttatcatgtTGGATTTTGACTAAAAAGATTCCAACTAAGCGTAGAGGTACTTAAgttgttaattttaaaattgataaaCTTAATTTGCATGCTCGTCACGTAGTGCTTTATCATTTACTCTTCAttctcttaattaattaattctctgttaatttttttttttcaaatgtcaGCCACATGATATTGAATATTgaatataatcaaataattatttaggtGTATGTTCTTCTGATGGATTTAATGTAGATTATTGAAGTGTGAACGGTTCTAGCTAGACTTGCAATGATCAATTGGTAGTGAATTGttgaatatataataattatgataatttagaattttttattcACAAATTGTTTTTGTTAGAGAATGGAGATGATGGATATTGATGAACTATGATGGTGATTAATGAAAAGTTGAGAAGACCACTTGATCTAAATGTATAATTCTAGTATGATAGGAGGGTGTAATTagctagaaaaataattagttgcTAATTAATAAGCTTAATTAAGCATATATCAAACTTACATGAGATTTTATTTACAAATTAGTTACAATCGCATCCTTCCTTgactgaaaataaaaattgttgaCGCAGTCCTCCATTGTGTATATATTCAGTTCATCAATGACTTTGTTTAGATTAAactatacaaaatttatttatttaaatcacGAAATGAAATCACATATTCAAACATCGATACAATGGTGATGAtgaatgtatatataaaaaatgtagGTTCgaaatgattttattgattgagacattaaattaaattaaagaatattgAGATGGTCCCTATATTTGGATAATAATGGATGAGAAGCCGACTCTCTTTTCGTTTTTAACCTCTTTCATCCGTAGAGAAAACACAAAATTTACAAAAAGGACAAAGTTTATCAAAGGAAATGAACTAGGGTTTCAAACTCTATTTTGCAGGtcattcattatttattaatttcttcgattcaaaataaataaacttctATAGGTGTGGACTGTGTCACACCcctattaattaaaaaaaatatcgtcCGTTTCATATTATTTGGTTTTGATAtatctttaagaaatttttaattagatgtgaattttattaaattaattatattaataatgttttggaactttaaatttgattactactattattttatgtagctatttaatatttcttccgttcaattttaattgttatggttTCCTTTTGTAGAGTCaaattatatgaattttgactaacattttacgatgtattttttcatgtaaaaaattataatttattgtacttttcgtataatttttgaatattcaatttttttgtttaaagtatcgaattaatgtaatctaatttaactttggaaattagtcaaattaacttttgaaaagataattaaaaatggacggaGAGAGTACTAAGAGTagtcatataaaaaattaactcTTTTTATTTGCTGAAATGAATTAGTAAAATAGATATATAATTTTAGTACATGGGCGAAGTAAGAATGCAACAGAGAGAGTAATTTATCAATATCATCCTTTAGCTTTTACTCAAACTATACTTAAAGCAAGAGATAGTTGGAAAatcctattaaaaaaaaactaatacaaCTTTGAACTTTAATAtgttaattcattttgaattaTAGAGAAgtgtttaaaatttatttattttggattgGAGATCATATTATACTCCCTCCCgtccatattaagtgaattgtagaaatatttttcatagtGCAAAAGAATAATAGTGAATATAgcttttatttatgttcttaatATCATTTTGATAGGACATGTCATACGCAATACAATTAATATGGACGAGTTCACAATTTCACCTCAATACTATTCGTAGACAAAATTTAAACTCAAAGGAAAGAAGTCATGAATTCCAAACTCTTTCCTAataaaaagaagatgatgttTTAGTCATACctaaaatttgaggaaaatgttaaagagaaaaagaaagtaaaCAATCGAAAAAGTAGtatgtaaaatagaaaaaacagaAACAAGTGCAATTTTTGTTGGACATTGTATAGGGATTTGTATTATAGGAATGAAACACAACACCAAAAGATGAAGCATAAATTcaagaggagaagaaaaaaaaagaaagcaaatcCCTTTAACTTTTCCCAATTCCAACGAAAACGAACAAACATCTCTTTGCCATTCATTCTGTTGCTTCTCATTTCGATCTCGAATCTTcaatttttactcttttcctttttccctttcCTCTGTTTTATCAAAAATCTATCACTATCTAAACTTGCCTAGGGATCTTCCCAATCACCCcattctcttctctttttttctttttttttcaaaacatttagtCTTCGATCCTACCTTCCTTTACCTTTtctcaaatataataaattcataTCTATCAGATGTTGTAGTACTTCTAAAAAGGACAGAATAATAAAAGTCGATTTATTGGAAAAATTAATTGATCTATATTATCATCAAGATTCAAATACTAAATCACATTGTCGGCTGGCTAACTAATGATAATTTAATGAATGAAACCACTTGCGATTCCTCTATTGGTATCAACATATGTGGTTTCATAGACAGGCAGTTCGTCACAAAATCTTTTGTTACCGAAAAATGCTAAGTgatcaatttcaaacaaatctGAACTTGAACAACTTGctgcatcatcatcatcttcatctgCGTAATCAACAATGTAATCATTCTTATATGAATCAACTTCAAACTTCCTGTTCTTCTCTGCATTTCCTTGGGATTTGGGCCTACGAAGATTGTCTGAATCGTGGTCATATATGGATTTATGACCACAAGGACGACAATCTTCGTCAACAATAACACTAACAGGGTTGAATCTGACTGTCCTTTTGACAGAAGTTTGAGAGAATTTTGGTGGGGTTTTACTTAAACAGGAtcttgaaaatgatgaacaaattGAAGAAGATTTTGAATTCCTCTCATCTACTTCATGAAAATGTCCTCTGTTTCCGCCATTTGCGTCCTTCAAATTCTTCGATTTGTTATTGAAAATGGAAGTGAGAAAATTAGTAAGACGACCCCCTGGTGAAATGGGCTGTTTCACTTTCTTCAAATTGTTGTACATTTTCAAAGCAGTTGATTTCGACTTGctctcttcatttttatttgcttGTTGATTGTCAAATGAATAGAGTTTAGTATCTCTACGCGGTGAAACACTGGCTCTTCTAATCGATCTAGTTCTCGATGCAGCAAAACaagttgttgaagaagaagaagatttttcAGAGTAAAAAGAGTCGGGTTCAGATGAAGATGCAGAGAGAGTACCAGAATTGGATTCAGATGAAGTTGAACTGAAAAAGAGTGAATCATAATTAATACTATCCAATTCACTAGACGGACCTCTTCGTGCTTTATCTTTCACTTTTTTCTCCATCCATTTCTCAATCAAACAAGCCCTTCGAAAACTAGCAATTTCTGTTTCATCTTCTACACTCTTCTTCTTGTTGTAAATATTGGCAACGCCTTTCGGTTTCAGTCCAATATTGGCGCTGCTGCTCTGTTTTCTTGTTTCTAATTTTGGTAATTTGAAATCTTCTCTTCTTTGATCATAACCATCAATGGAGCGGTAGATTTCGTCAAGAAGCGAAGATGAAAATGAAGGGTTTTTGTGATGTCTCCTAGACAACTTATCCTTCTCCATATTAtacattcaatttttattttttttgtgtttgtgaGAAAAGTGAAGGAATGAGAATAAGGAAGCGAGAAAAAGGTTGAAGCAAGTGTGAATGAAGAGAAAGAGGGGAAGAAAATGAGGGTTATAAAGGAGTGTCATGCGCGTGCATGCTTTACTTCTAATTAATTGCCagtttggcaaaaataaattattaattaatagaaaaattaattggA
This genomic stretch from Solanum stenotomum isolate F172 chromosome 10, ASM1918654v1, whole genome shotgun sequence harbors:
- the LOC125841783 gene encoding protein BIG GRAIN 1-like A, giving the protein MYNMEKDKLSRRHHKNPSFSSSLLDEIYRSIDGYDQRREDFKLPKLETRKQSSSANIGLKPKGVANIYNKKKSVEDETEIASFRRACLIEKWMEKKVKDKARRGPSSELDSINYDSLFFSSTSSESNSGTLSASSSEPDSFYSEKSSSSSTTCFAASRTRSIRRASVSPRRDTKLYSFDNQQANKNEESKSKSTALKMYNNLKKVKQPISPGGRLTNFLTSIFNNKSKNLKDANGGNRGHFHEVDERNSKSSSICSSFSRSCLSKTPPKFSQTSVKRTVRFNPVSVIVDEDCRPCGHKSIYDHDSDNLRRPKSQGNAEKNRKFEVDSYKNDYIVDYADEDDDDAASCSSSDLFEIDHLAFFGNKRFCDELPVYETTYVDTNRGIASGFIH